A stretch of Penaeus vannamei isolate JL-2024 chromosome 18, ASM4276789v1, whole genome shotgun sequence DNA encodes these proteins:
- the LOC113810023 gene encoding putative GATA zinc finger domain-containing protein 25 has translation MLQFQMGRDKPQGGKPKRLLKSVKEAHLDARNSREDEIMRRHEQQEHQQRLLQQQQQQQQQQQQQRIEERRAAERREVEQREEQIQRHRQRAEEDRLRRERQRGEEGRQHRR, from the exons atgttacaatttcagatgggacGTGATAAGCCGCAGGGCGGAAAGCCCAAACGCCTCCTTAAAAGTGTG aAAGAAGCTCATCTGGATGCAAGGAATTCCAGAGAAGATGAA atTATGAGGAGGCACGAACAGCAGGAGCACCAGCAGCGGCTgttgcagcagcagcaacagcagcaacagcagcagcagcagcaaaggaTAGAAGAACGAAGAGCCGCTGAACGGCGAGAGGTGGAACAGCGGGAGGAGCAAATCCAGCGCCATCGGCAGCGGGCAGAAGAGGACCGACTTCGGCGAGAACGCCAACGCGGAGAAGAGGGCCGGCAACATCGGCGCTGA